One segment of Mesoplodon densirostris isolate mMesDen1 chromosome 6, mMesDen1 primary haplotype, whole genome shotgun sequence DNA contains the following:
- the LOC132491698 gene encoding NUT family member 2G-like, with protein MDKDVKGRDCHVQPRCRESKQQFINCLKRHTPIVLPLWEVEGTSGSCLPARALVECPPSARHPDPPSAVLGTDVPMNPGASLSTFMTVSFPPPIPGPQHRPPWEQHLPPLITPAFPPGSSLQQPAFPRMPLVANGGRGPSAPGTCNLTFQVRSQWWPVEAPQTQTFIVPHGPLNWSAPGALSRSAACPAPIFLATPVMQSIVTAPAVGVTQAGRGGWTPGFPPQAPPPAAQMVPIIRPVNSGPWPHGTSREGSLDTNQPYASQEDDSDPQSVCSHFRRWQHLKPLARRHLPQSPDAEALSCFLIPVLRSLARLKPTMKLEEGLCRAVQEWQRKSDIDRKIHYKMEEKFMELEAEEEMQVQQLQWMQCTQGLPPPAPPKLDPPGPPAPKVCSASACAPRMSGPRAQPSRPKPHRSQRHPEPKAPEEIPPEAVREYMDIMEALVGPVHSATGDSDAEWGEDGNELQQEEDGTYSDPDLLSYIDKLCSQEDFVTKVEAVIHPGFLADLLSPDPQLDLLALEKELEQEEGLTPEELVQKRLLALKEDEGVRAAPSHSAPGMASSPSESDASQGGQRHTGPLQRPRDASILREASPVREARGPRNGSSEDEEELSSLAFLSGSLQSLLPFWLSQSPVRASGLASPGGWGAHSAPQAPSPQRRCLSPAPPAALKLRKWALCGRPAAAEKLPIPGAGLGVSGRLARPSQPRKRKCDPFVTEKRGWRKKKPCSQ; from the exons ATGGATAAAGACGTGAAAGGAAGGGACTGTCATGTTCAGCCTCGGTGCCGTGAATCAAAACAACAGTTTATAAACTGCCTAAAGAGGCACACGCCAATTGTGTTGCCACTGTGGGAGGTGGAAGGAACTTCCGGTTCTTGCCTACCTGCCAGAGCCCTCGTGGAATGTCCCCCCAGCGCACGCCACCCCGACCCAc CATCTGCAGTGCTGGGAACGGATGTCCCCATGAACCCCGGTGCCTCCTTGTCTACTTTCATGACAGTGTCCTTTCCTCCACCCATTCCTGGCCCCCAGCACCGGCCACCCTGGGAGCAGCACCTGCCACCTCTCATCACCCCCGCATTCCCTCCTGGCAGCAGCCTGCAGCAGCCAGCTTTCCCCAGGATGCCTTTGGTGGCTAATGGTGGCCGTGGCCCCAGTGCCCCTGGGACATGCAACCTCACTTTCCAAGTCAGGTCACAATGGTGGCCAGTGGAGGCCCCCCAGACTCAGACATTTATCGTTCCTCACGGGCCCCTCAACTGGAGCGCTCCAGGGGCCCTCAGCAGGAGTGCAGCATGTCCTGCACCCATATTCTTAGCAACCCCTGTGATGCAGTCCATTGTGACTGCTCCAGCTGTTGGAGTTACTCAGGCTGGCAGGGGAGGCTGGACCCCAGGCTTTCCTCCTCAAGCTCCACCACCAGCTGCCCAGATGGTCCCTATCATTCGCCCGGTGAACTCTGGGCCATGGCCACACGGCACTTCCAGGGAGGGCAGCCTGGACACCAATCAGCCCTACGCCTCGCAGGAGGACGACTCTGACCCCCAGAGCGTGTGCAGTCACTTCCGACGGTGGCAGCACCTCAAGCCACTGGCCCGGAGACACCTTCCCCAGAGTCCTGATGCGGAAGCTCTTTCCTGCTTTCTCAT CCCAGTGCTTCGATCCCTGGCCCGCCTGAAGCCCACCATGAAGCTGGAGGAGGGACTGTGCAGGGCCGTGCAGGAATGGCAGCGCAAAAGCGACATTGACCGGAAGATCCACTACAAGATGGAGGAAAA GTTCATGGAACTTGAGGCCGAGGAGGAGATGCAGGTTCAGCAgttgcagtggatgcagtgcacgCAGGGcctgcctcctccagccccaccgaAGCTGGATCCTCCGGGGCCCCCAGCCCCGAAAGT ctgctctgccTCAGCCTGTGCTCCCAGGATGTCcggccccagggcccagccctcCCGCCCGAAGCCACACAGGTCCCAGCGACACCCGGAGCCCAAGGCACCCGAGGAGATTCCacctgaggctgtgagggagtATATGGACATCATGGAGGCGCTGGTGGGGCCCGTCCACTCAGCCACAGGCGACTCAGATGCAGAATGGGGAGAGGACGGAAATGAGCTGCAGCAGGAAGAGGACGGCACCTACTCGGACCCGGATCTCTTGAGCTACATTGACAAGCTGTGTTCCCAGGAGGACTTTGTCACCAAA GTGGAGGCAGTCATTCACCCTGGATTCCTGGCAGATTTGCTTTCCCCAGACCCACAGCTGGATCTCTTGGCCCTAGAGAAGGAGCTGGAGCAGGAGGAAGGGCTCACCCCTGAAGAA CTGGTGCAGAAACGACTCCTGGCCTTGAAAGAGGACGAGGGTGTGCGGGCAGCCCCGAGTCACAGTGCACCCGGAATGGCCTCAAGTCCTTCTGAGTCTGACGCCAGCCAAGGTGGTCAAAGGCACACTGGCCCTCTACAGCGACCCAGGGATGCATCTATTCTCAGAGAGGCCTCTCCTGTTCGGGAGGCCCGAGGGCCCAGGAACGGGTCCAGTGAGGACGAGGAGGAGCTCTCCAGCCTGGCCTTCCTCTCTGGCTCTCTGCAGAGCCTGCTGCCTTTCTGGCTGTCCCAGAGTCCTGTGCGTGCCTCAGGCCTGGCCTCCCCTGGAGGTTGGGGGGCCCACAGTGctccccaggccccctcccctcaGAGAAGATGCCTCAGTCCAGCTCCACCAGCCGCTCTCAAGTTGAGGAAGTGGGCTCTGTGTGGACGCCCAGCCGCTGCTGAGAAGCTGCCCATCCCCGGGGCTGGCCTCGGCGTCTCTGGGAGGCTGGCTCGCCCCTCACAGCCCAGAAAGAGAAAGTGTGACCCGTTCGTCACAGAGAAGCGTGGGTGGAGGAAGAAGAAGCCCTGCAGCCAGTAG